Proteins encoded within one genomic window of Leucoraja erinacea ecotype New England chromosome 24, Leri_hhj_1, whole genome shotgun sequence:
- the LOC129708649 gene encoding protein FAM187B-like, which yields MCRQMILLLTLGTLALMGGLPKFMKQEDDLAYCSGTAPCSLAFLSNNPLSLRCPAATEAPEDSVYWQYQDLSQPQTKPRTFIGPGHLRMYRGPMGKLGSRVNLRIGSLIMNKAETSDTGLYLCKSADSILAAYQVDVQDSSLLYVSHQGLGENILSNQSLRVNLGSSQHMVQLYTRWGPWQDCDRCKVMGEQKMVGFCYAKLSEIDKDEEEDEELEVNGATLPCGLMELHIGQSLPRRGAELHYQMCRESCKKEEIPVGLLEIGDWWWWGRETALDWMESRIMLLQTVYLNIHDNAQMTCPGASVYTPVLWQRDSTFITRGGNCNGTHRLDDATGGGIYQIESVMPSDRGIYRCWVHGRRVASFHLETPELPVVHRHVTRRHLLNGMRIMVGTIAMVFVISAVAETLYACLFEIF from the coding sequence ATGTGCAGACAGATGATACTGCTTTTGACTCTGGGCACGCTGGCTCTAATGGGCGGCTTGCCCAAATTCATGAAACAGGAGGACGACTTGGCTTACTGCTCGGGCACAGCCCCCTGCTCCCTGGCCTTCCTGTCAAACAACCCACTCAGCCTGCGTTGCCCAGCTGCCACTGAAGCACCTGAAGACTCCGTCTACTGGCAGTACCAGGACCTCAGCCAGCCTCAAACCAAACCCCGCACCTTCATCGGACCCGGGCACTTGAGGATGTACCGTGGGCCAATGGGCAAACTGGGAAGCCGAGTCAATCTACGTATAGGCTCCTTGATCATGAACAAGGCAGAGACCTCAGACACGGGCCTGTACCTGTGCAAGTCGGCTGACTCCATCCTAGCCGCCTACCAGGTCGATGTGCAGGACTCGTCTCTGCTTTACGTGTCCCACCAAGGGCTGGGGGAGAACATTTTGTCAAACCAGAGCCTGAGAGTGAACTTGGGCTCTTCCCAGCACATGGTCCAGCTCTACACCCGCTGGGGACCATGGCAGGACTGTGACCGATGCAAGGTGATGGGGGAGCAGAAGATGGTGGGCTTCTGCTATGCCAAGCTAAGCGAGATCGACAAGGACGAGGAAGAGGACGAGGAACTGGAGGTAAATGGCGCCACCTTGCCCTGTGGCCTAATGGAGTTGCACATTGGGCAGTCCTTGCCCCGGCGCGGCGCCGAGCTCCACTACCAGATGTGCCGCGAATCGTGCAAGAAGGAGGAAATACCAGTGGGGTTGTTGGAGATTGGCGATTGGTGGTGGTGGGGTCGGGAGACTGCGCTCGACTGGATGGAGTCTCGCATAATGCTACTGCAGACGGTGTACCTCAACATCCACGACAACGCCCAGATGACATGCCCGGGGGCGTCGGTGTACACGCCCGTTCTATGGCAGCGTGACTCCACATTCATCACCCGAGGTGGCAACTGTAACGGGACCCACCGGCTGGACGACGCCACGGGCGGCGGCATCTACCAAATCGAAAGCGTGATGCCCTCCGACCGCGGCATTTACCGCTGCTGGGTGCATGGGCGTAGGGTCGCCTCCTTCCACCTCGAGACGCCCGAGCTGCCAGTAGTACACCGCCACGTCACCCGGCGGCATCTGCTCAACGGCATGAGAATCATGGTCGGCACGATCGCCATGGTCTTCGTGATCAGCGCCGTGGCTGAGACACTGTACGCCTGCTTGTTTGAGATCTTCTAG